The nucleotide window GACGGATGGCTCGACATCATCGGAGGCGACTACGGCACCCAGCTAGACACGACTTTCAACGACTTTCAGGACTCAATAGCTATCTTCTGGGGAGGACCAAACAGGGCGTACTCGTCCTCAAATGCAACCTTTCTGCCCGCATGGGTAGCTCGCCATAACTTCCAGGTTGCCGATATGAACAAGGACGGCTATTACGATATTGTCGTAGTCAACTATTACCCGACATACGGCACGAAAAATTACATCTACTGGGGTTCAGGGACCGGTTTCAGCCCCAGCAACAGGGAAGAGCTGCCTATTCTGCCTTATTTCCCGCACGGCGCGAACGTTGCCGACTTCAACAAGGACGGATGGCTCGATTTAGTATTTACGGGAACAGGTTCATCCAATCAGGCTTACGTTTACTATGCAGACCCTGCGAGACCGAAAAAATACGAAGATCCTTTGATTCTCAATGCGGGTTCTGTGTTCGGAGGCTCAGCTTCGTACGACTACAACGACGACGGCTGGCTCGACTTGGTCTTCTTCAGGGGTGATGCCCAGGATAGTTCAGGCTTAAGCAAGTTCAAGCCCTGGGTGTATCTGGGAGGACCTGAAGGCTTCTCGGATTCGAGCCGCCTTGAGTTCGGCGCGCGCAAGTACAACATGTCCGGCGGTTTTCTTACAGATTTGAACAGAGACGGCATAAAGGATCTTCTCGTTCACTCGTGGGTGCTGTTTGATTCATCAGGTGTGCTCTGGGGTCCGGATTTTTACACCCATACTCAGCTCTATTGCAACGTTGACCATCACTCGCAGTGCAGGGACATGGGTCACGTTTACACGAGGGAACAGCGCGAACCCTACATATCGAATGTGTTCGACGCCGGCCAGGCCGTGAACTGGGATGCCTTTATTACTATTGATTCTACTCCCGGGACATCGAACATAAACTTCCGAGTCCGCACAGGTCCGACTCCAACACCCGACGCATCATGGACGGACTGGTTTCAGGCGCGCTCCAACGGGTCGATACCCGACTCCGTAAACGGCAAGCTCGCAATAAACAGGTACTTCCAATACGATGCAGGTCTTCAGTGGAGCTATCTTGCCGATCTGCCCGTGCTCTTCGAAGTAACGACTTACTGGGGACCATCCATAACGCTCGAACCCGATTACGACTCGACTACCTATCCCGCAGTCGAGATAACCTACCCAATGACGGTAACGAACGACGGTACGGTATCTGACGTTATCGACGTCACGACCGAGGGCACACTTCCGGGATGGACTCTTACGCTTTACACTTCAACGGGTGATGGGATGGAAGACTCGAACTCGGATGGGATACCGGACGTGGACTCCGTTTCAGGCAGCGGCGGCCAGAGTGTTTTCAGGGTCGGACTTACGCCGCCTTCCGACGCAATGGTTGGCGATGTCGATACAACTATTGTTTGGGTTCATTCAACGAACAATGAAACCGTTAGGGATTCGGCTTTTTTAATAACTCACGTGGAACCTATGCCCGCTTTGCTTCTCCTGCCCAATCAGGATTCATCGGCGTACAGAGGCCAGACCGTTCGCTACGCCTTGACGCTCACAAACTCCGGCAACGGACCCGATGTTGTCGACATAACAACAGAAGGGACGCTTGCGGGATGGAATGTGGACAGACGCTCAGGGATTAGCGCTCCATTGACCGACTCGGATGCAGACGGCGTACCTGACCTGGGCTCTGTACCAGGGGGAGGTGGAATAGCTGGACTCTTAGTGGATGTTACCATTCCGTTCACCGCAACAGAGGGTGAACGCGACACAACATGGGTCGTTGCGCATTCGTCGGTCGATACGGCGACAACATCCAGGGCAAGACTCGTCACGACCGTTCTTGTTCCGCCTGACACGGTGCCGGTTGTGGCATTAAGGATTGATCCTGATACGCTGGTGGAGACGGAGCCCGAAACTCCCGTCATGTGCACGCTGCGCGTTCAGAATCTTGGAAATAAGATAGACACTTTCGATATAGAGGTCGGATTCATTACTGCTAATGTATGGAATTACCGCCTGCTTGAAATATCCCTTGTCCCGCTGGGAGACCTGAATAGCAACTCGGTTCCGGATGTCGGAGCCCTGGTCCCTGGTTCGGGGAAAGAGTTCCTGTTTGAGGTTACGCCGCCTGCGGGAGTGGGAAACGATTTTACAGGCACTTCGGCTTTGGGCAATACGGCCATCGCAGTGTTGACTGCGCGCTCCTCGGTCAGGGACACGGTAACGGAGCGCTCGGAAGACACCATTCTTGTTATTCCGCTATTCAACGTGCATAACTTCCCCAATCCGTTTACCGGTCCTACGACCTTCTATTTCAGCCTGCCTGAGCCGGGGAAGGTGACTTTGAAGATTTACAACCGTGCCGGAGAATACCTGGCTACGGTTGTCGAGAATAAACCTTATGATAACCCAGGCGTCTATTTCGAACCCTGGGACGGGCTGACGTCCGAGGGCAGAAGACCAGCACCAGGCGTCATGCTGTATCATTTCAATTTTGTTCCAGATAACGAAGCCCACAGGGCTAGAAATGTAGTTAAGAAAGCGCTCTCGAAAGGAGGGAGCCAATGAAAAGAATACTCGTTATTCTTGCGATCGCTTCCGCAGCCTTCGCTCAATTCGGTGGCAACACAGGAACCACCGCTCATCCGCTTTTGAAGATTGGTTTCGGTCCGCGCGCCGCAGCAATGGGCAATGCCTACATGGGCATCGCGACCGACATCACCGCCCTCTGGTGGAATCCTGCAGGTCTTAATCAGCTAAACACTTACGAAGCCATGCTCTCCCACCACGAGTGGCTCAAGGGAATCCGCGACGAGTATGCGGCAATCATCTGGCCGCAGTCGCCTAAAAACACCATAGGGTTTGCCCTTAACTTCTCGAGCGCTTCAGGCATCGAGCACTGGGATGAGAACAACCTTCCTGTTTCTGGCGATTCTCTGATAGCGGCCTACGAGGCTTTATTCATGGCCTCCTACACGAGGCAGATTGGAAGCAACATCGGCCTTAGCGCAAGCCTGAAGGGACTTTACGAGAACCTTTACGACGCATCAGGTTTCGGCGGAGCCGTAGATCTCTCCTTCCATTGGAAGCCTTCACCCATATTCGGTTTGGGCGTCAGCCTTCAGAATCTTGGACCAGGCATGTTCTACGGCGGAGAAAGCTATATGCTTCCGATGCAGGCGCAGGTAGGAGCGGCTCTTACGTTTGACGATCTGCTTTACGGAGCCAACTTTCTGGCGGATGTCAGGGTCCCCATGGACAACAATATCAGCGTTCATGTTGGAGCGGAGGTCTGGCCGCTTGAGATTCTTGCCGCCCGCATAGGTTTTCAGTCCGGTCCCCAGACCATAGGCGAGTTGAATATACTTGCAGGTCTTACCGCAGGTGTAGGGCTTGTATTAAGCAACTACAGAATCGATTACGCGCTAGCTCCATACGGCCAGCTCGGCCTCACTCACAGACTCGCATTCATAGCCGCCTTCGGCGAACGTCCAAGGTACGGCGACGTTATCGTACGCGTAATAGACGCCGAGACGAAAGCGCCCATAGTAGCCCACTTGAATATCGAAGGCCTTGTTAAACTGGATAAGGATACGGACGAAAAAGGCGTCTGGGAACGCAAGGGACTTAACCCCGGAAAGATAACGGCTAAGGCGAGCAAGGACGACTACTATCCCTCCACAGGAGAGACACAGGTTAAGGCAGGTCAGAAGGCGGAACTTGTTGTTGCCTTATCCAAGATTCCGCCCGGAGGCATAGCAGGAAAAGTGTTCGATGTAAAGACCAACGATCCGCTCACCGGAACCATAACCTATAAGGGTCCGAACGACATCAAGGGCGAAGTCAAAACCGATGATCAGGGAAACTATACCTTGCCTGCGCTTTACCGCGGAGACTATGAGCTTCATGTTCAGCCTGATCATTCGAAATACTTCCCTCAGGATGCATCGGTAACCGTGGAACCGGACAAAAAAGCGCAGAAGGACTTTGCCCTGCTTCGTGAAAAGGAACTCATCGTCTTCCACAACATTAACTTTGAGACTGGTGAAGCGCGTGTACTACCCGATTTCTATACCGTGCTCGATCAGATAGGCCAGATACTAGCCGACAACCCTACTATTCAGGTTGAGTTGGGCGGTCATACCGATTCGAGACCCATAAAGACCCCTGATTTCAAAGATAACCTGGCTCTATCCCAGGGACGTGTTGACGCAGTGAGACAATATCTGATCGATAAGTTCAACATAGAACCCGCAAGACTCGTGGCAAAAGGATACGGCGATTCGCAGCCTGTTGCGTCGAATGAAACCGAAGAAGGCATGGCAAAGAACCGCCGTGTTGAGTTCAAGGTTCTGACAGGAATCGAGTACTACCACGAGATCAAAAACATCGAGGAGCGATAGAGACATCCTGGATATCAGATAATTCCAAGCGCCGGATGCTTGCTATCCTATCAGGATTTTATCCCCCGTGGTTTAGAACGCGGGGGATATTTTTTCTCCCCGCGGGCTTTTTTTCGCACACTGTAGCCCTAAGGCTCTTGCCGTATTGACAATATGTTTCTTGTATATATCCTTGCTAAAACAGTCTGAAGGGATTGTTCGATTACAGCAAACGGGATTAAAGGAGAGACATTGATAAACGCAATTCAACATATAGGATTCGGGGTGAATGACAGGGACCGTTCATGGTCTTTCTATCGAAAGCTCGGGTTCGACGTTCCCATGAGTCTTAATCAAAGCAGGGCGTCCCGAATGGAACCCCTGGTGGGAGGAGACTATGAGCGCAAGGTAGTGATTGCCGCCAACCTTCTGGGCGGCGCAACCTTAGAGATTTTTCAGTACCTTTCTACAGAGCCAAAGCCCTACCCAGTTGACTGGAACTGGGGAAACCCCGGAATGTCCGCCACGGCATTAAAAGTCCGTGACTTGAACAAAGCCCTTGATTTGTTCGGCGATATGCCGGAGTCGATTGTTTCACGACCGACGGATTGGCCGGCAAACCCTTCATGGAAAGCCGCACTCGTCAAGGATCCCGATAACCTTCTTATCTATTTAGTTGAGATACCGGGAATGCCTTATTCGCTTAAGCTCAACGGCAACTTCATCGGCGGTATTGTTTTTTCCACGGTGGCGGTAAGCGATATGGAGCGCTCTCTCGAGTTCTACCGCAACGTCCTCGATTATAAGGACATCGTATACGACTGGCAGGGCTACGACCCCATGCTATCCTCCATCCCTGGAGGAAACCGCAGGATGCGCAGGGTCATGCTTAAGGATTCCAGGCCTTCGACATCATTCTACAGCTTCTACCTCGACAGAGGTATGATTGAACTTGTGGAAGTCGAGGGCGACAAGGGCAAGCATATCTACAACGCAAGACGCTGGGGCGATGTGGGACAGATGGAGATATGCTTCGACGTACACGATATAAAAGCCACGTTCGATGAGTTGAAAAAGCGCGGCGCCGAACCCCTGCTCGAGCCTAACACAGAGGATTTCGATATGGGTCACGGATCGACCGCTTTCTTTGCCTACTTCAAGGATCCTGACGGCACCATGATTGAACTCGCTGAGGCGACAAAACTCAAAATAACGAACTCTATAGGAATAGATTTGAAAAAGCGCAAGCCGGGGAAAGCCTTGCCCAAATGGCTTATGAAGATGTCGCGCCATAAGAGATACAAGGATTGAATCCTTATTAAGAACAGACTGAAGCCGCCTTCAGGCGGCTTCAGTTTTATTTCGACTTATAAGGAAAACGAACTCTATAGTTCCAGCTTCATCTCATCACGTACCTCGCGAAAAGCCTTTATTGTCAGTGCTATGTCCTCGTCGGTATGTGCGGCTGTCGGAATCATCCTGCAAAGAACTACACCCTTGGGTACGACAGGGTACATTACACCTGAGATGAAAACGCCCTTTTCGTCGCGCATCTTGTGTATGAAGCGCATACCGGTCTCCACATCGTTTGCGGGTACGTATACAGGCGTTACGGGAGACTGCGTGTTGCCGAGGTTGTAGCCAAGCTCCTTGAGACCGGACTGAAGCTTGCGTGTATTTTCCCAGAGCTTGTCGAACAAACCTGGTTCGGATTCGATTATATCCAATGTTTTGATAAGCACTTCAACAACGACCATGGGAAGCGACTTCGCGAAAATCTGGGTCCGGGCGTTGTAGCGGATATATTCAATTACCTCATCGGTTGACGAACTGAACCCGCCTATGGCTGCAAACGACTTTGCGAACGTTCCGAAGTATATGTCGATATCGTCCTGTACGCCGAAGTGAGAGCCCGTTCCCCTGCCTTGCTTGCCCATTACGCCGAAGCCGTGAGCGTCATCCACGTAGAGCCTTGCCCCGTACTTATTCTTGAGCTTCACAACGCCGGGAAGGTCGGCAAGATCGCCCGTCATTCCGTACACTCCCTCGGTCATTACAAGGACCCCTCCCTCCCTGTTCCGGGTGGCCCTTTTCAATGCCCGCTCAAGACTCTCCATGCTGTTATGCTGAAACGGGATAAACTGACGCGTTGAAAATGCCGCATCCATCATTGAAGCATGTGCGAGCTTGTCTATTACTATTACATCATCCTTACCTATCATCGATGTAACCGTCCCGAGAACGCCGAGGTAACCGTAGTTGAAAAGAATCGCACTCGGCTTTCCGGAATATCGGGCAAGACGCTCCTCGAGCGCTATGTGGCGTTCGGTGTTTCCGGTCATGAATCTTGCACCCATGGGCGCGCCTACCCCCCATTTCGCTGCGGCTTCTTTAGCCGTCTCGATTAGTTCTGGCCTCTGGACAAGACCAAGGTAGTTGTTTATCGCCCACTGAATAACTGGCTTGCCGCTGAACGTCATTCTCGGTCCGGGCATCCCGTCAAGCACCGGTAGGGCGAAGTAGCGGTCTCGCTTTAGCCTGAAATACGAAAAATAACCGCCTTCCTCACCGCATTTGGAGAACAAATCTTTCATAGTTTTGTTATGGGTTCCTTTCAGAAAAGTCTTTCAATTGTTTCTTGCGTGATCTCATCGAGTCTCAGGGTAATGTGAGGCTCGAGCTTGTGTATTTTATAGTCTTCATAAAGCCTCTTCTTGCCGCCACCCGTGATGTTGAGAAGCACTACCTCTTTCTTGTCGATGGAGCCGGATTCGAACGCTTGTTTTAAAGCACCTAGAGCTACGGCTGCGGCAGGGTCCAGGTCTATGCCCTCCAGCTCTTCGAAGCGGCCGCCTGAAGCAGATGCTTCCTCGTTCGTTACGGAATACATAAGACCGTTTGTTGCCGTAAGGGCGTCGAATACGCCTCCGCGGATTCCGTATGGCGGCTTGCGGTTGGAGAGAACGTGTGCGGATATCTGCGAGACCTTCTCTTTGAGAGCTGATTCTTCAATCTCGGGAAGTATTCTTGAGCCTTTTTTCCATGATTCCGTCATCGGCGTAAAGGGGTAATTCTGAGCAAGATGAAGCTTCATTTTCGCACTGCCGTATCGACCGTCGCGTACGAGTCTTTCCGAAGCTTCCCAGGCCGCTATTCCGCCGGTTCCCGAGCCGACTGCCTGGAAATAGTGGTCGGGAATCCTGCCTATTTCGAGAGCCGCAGCAAGAAGTGCGGTTCCCATTCCATCCCTGCGCGCGACGTTCTTCGCCCCTCCTTCGGGTATATACCCCGGAAGTTTGGATATCATATCTGCAACTTGAATCGCGTCGAGATAGTCGGCACCGCCCGTCACAGCAACTAGTCTTACGGAACTCGAAAAAGCCCTGGTGGACCAGATGCAGTCGAGTCCGGCTTCGTGAACAACGAGTAAGAGAGGGATTTCGTTCACGGAGCACAGCTCGGCGAACGCCCTTGCGGTATTACCTGCCGATGCGACAACCAGGGTCTGAGATGATTCCTCAAGCCGCGAACAAACAGGCGGGGCTTCAAGCTCCTTGAAAGTGCAGGTCTTCATGTTTGCACCGCGTTCGGGCCAGTAGCCGGAGAAAACTATCCAGAGATTCTCGAGTCCGACTTCAAGCGCTAACGCTTCGCTCTTGAAAACAACGGGGATGGAATCCGTTTTAATGTAGCGTCTGAGTGGCAGCCAGTCCTTGAATATGAACATTCCGTTCGAACTTCCTTTTATTGACAGCCGGACATTACGGTAATCAGCCCTGAGCAGGGACGGCGAATGCCCCTCATCGCAGGAAAGAAGGTGATTGTCCTTCTCGAATACCTTGCCGCACTCGAGGCATTCGAGTCTATACGATGTAGGCTTGAAATCCGCGTTCATTTTTTCTTATGTTTTAAGAGCAAGAAGCCCCCCGAGAAGGAGAACCATAACCAGCGTAACGAGAGCGACGCTCGTTTCGGCGGCTATCCCGACAACAAAAGGCTTCCAGCCCGTTTTAGCCATATCCGAGAATCTCGTTCTAAGGCCTACGCCGGCGAACGTGAACAGAAAAGCCCAGCCCTCCAGCGATTTTATGGATGCAAGCATTGCAGACTTCTGTCCTCCGAACACCCCGACCGAAGCGAGCACGGCGAACAACACGAAACCGAGAACGAACTTGGGAAACTTCTGCCAGAGGAACTTGCCCTTGTGGTCTATCTGCTTGGCCATGCCCTTTGACGCATAGTAGATGGCGAATCCGAGGATAACGAAACCCATAAGCGCATTGCGGCACATCTTTGTTATGGTTGCCGCCTCTAGCGCGCCTGACGCGCTTTTTACCTGATCATAAAGCTGCCCGGTCGCTATCGCCTCTGCGGTGTTGTCGACGGCAAGACCTGCCCAGACCCCGAACAGGCTTTGATTCATGTGCAGGAGTGCGCCGATGAGAGGATAGACTATCATTGCGGCGGCGCCGAAGATGAGAATTACGGCAATCGCATAGTTTGCCTCTTCCCTCTTCGCATTTATTGCGCCTGTGGTCCCGATTATCGCAGATACGCCGCAGATGCCGACCCCGACGGACAGAAGAGAACCTATCCTTTCGTCAAGCTTGAACAGCCTCGCTATAAGGGTAACAAAGAAGATTGAGAAGAGTATCTCTACAACGACCATACCGAGACCGAGTCCGCCCAGTTTTAGCAAGTCCGATATGAGTATCCTCGCGCCAAGGAAAACTATGCCAAGCTTCAAAAGAAACTCGTAGGCCTCAAGACCGGGAGCAAGGAAATCCGCCAGGCCCTTGATTCGTTCTATCAGCAGGTTGTTGATAAGCATACCGATAACAATTGCAATGATTACGTTCGCTCCGAGAATAGCCTTAATCCATTCTACGTGTACGACTTTCTTGAAAAGCTCGGAGAGGTAAAGCGAAACAAGACCGATTACAATTAAAAGCAACAAACCGGATATGAAACCCCATACGCTTTTCTTTTTTTCGCCCATTTCAGCCCCCCGGGAGCATGAATTTTAGAAGCGAGCTGAATGGTATCTCTGGTGTTCCGCCCAGCCATTGCCAGATAAGTAATCCCAGAGTCAGGACGCAAGCGACAATAAGAGCCCACCAATCCAGATGCATCTTGACGGACTTTCTTTCATCCGCCGCCCTTTCGATTTCGTTGTTTTTAGAAGCCATGTATCCTCCGGTTTTGCGATTTTCAGCCGCATCAATTCGACTACAAGTCATTAAGTGCAAATAGTACAATTTTTTTCCAGGATGTCAAGACTTTTCAAAAGGATGTTTAGTGAGCTTAATTGAATGTTAACTTAGTTTACTTTTAACTAGCTGATATATTTTCAAACCTCGAAGTCTGAACCCATTGCAAAGAGCGAAGCCAGAATTCAATTCATTTCTGGATGCTTTTGACCATCCTGTAGACCCCGGCAAACCCGAACCGTCTTTTCAGCCACGGCGATTCCAGGACATCGGCAATGGAGTATCCCAGGCTCTTGTAGAGGCTTATGGCAGGCCGGTTGTTCTTGCTTACGCCAAGGCTTATGCTTGCGTATTCTTTCATGTTGGCTACGTCTTCCGCCTCCTTCATGAGAAGCCTGCCTATGCCCTGTCCCCTGAACGAAGACACCACTGCGACCTGAGCTACGAACAGTTCGTTTTGAGACGGTTCGGGGTCCATCAATCCCTGGCGCAGATATAATGGAAGACGATAGAATAAGAAAAGAGGCCCTGCAAGACGAACCAGTTCGGCGCCCGTTTGCGCATAAGCGTTGCGGATTATATCTCTGTCGTGCAGAACGAGAATGCCTGCAACCTTTCCTGATTTTTCTGCCATTCTTGCGTATTGAAAGCTCGAAATATTCCCCCGCCTTGCGAATAGTCTTGATATTAATGACGTAGCTCTTGCCTCTGAGCCGTAAGCAAGGTTGAATTGTATCGGACCGGTGGAATATATTAAGGGTGCAGCCGCTGCGGCGTCATCGGGCTTTGCCTTTCTGATTTTAACGCCATCCATAGGACAATATACATCCTTTTTGCTTTAATACAAGAGGGAGGGACTCGAGCCCCTCCCTGCAAATCTGCTAGGATACGCGGTTAAAGCTTCTTTAAGCTTACGTTCCCGTTCGAGCTTTCGAGCTCGATGTTTCCTGAGCCGTCGCCCATTGTTCCTTCAAAGAGATTGTCCTCCATCTTCGTGACCTGAACGTGAAGGTCGGAATCGACGCTCAAATCGCCGTTCGACGTCTGCATTCGAATAGCGGCGCCTACAGAATCGGGAATAAAAAGGGTAAGCTTGCCGTTGGATGTTTTGAGGTTGCAGGACCCGTCCGTCTTCGGCATCGTGACCCTGGCGTAGATCTCGCCGTTGGAAGTCACACCCTTTGCGTCTCCCTTATGATTATCTATTGTTATTGGCCCGTTAGAAGTGCTAAGATCAGCTTTTCCTGACGTATTGTTCGTGTTTATCTCGCCGTTCGATGTGCTCAGAAGCAGACCATTCTGGTTGCCTTCGACCGTTATCTTGCCGTTGGAGGTTTCGTAATCGACATAGAGGGATTCGGGAAGACTGATGGTAGCATTGCAGCCGTAGCTCCGGCCGGTAATCTGGGGGATATCAACATAAATCCTTAGAATCTTTGCAGTGGTATCTTCCGTTACATGCACCACAACATCCGGAAGATGGTTTTTTGCATCGACGGACGTAATGCCCGTAGCCCAGCGCTCAAGGGTTACTTTTATGACTGTATCGCCCTGGACAACCGTTGACTCTATCTCTCCGTTTTCCGTTTCTATCTGAAGCTGGCTGTAGTTTGATGCCTTATAAGACTCGGTATCCTTTTCGTATTCCTTAAAAGCGTAGTTCGGCAGGCATGAAAGGAAAAAAACGCCTGAAAAGACGGTCAGAACCAATAATTTCTTCAAGATTCCTCCTTTATTATCGGATAGTATAGCATTATCGATTGTCGTGTCAATAGACTAATCTAGAATCGCTTAAAGGATTCTTACCGCGCTAAGACAAAATATCTGAGCCATATGTATATGCTTGAAAGGATGAGGGAAATGATAGTTGTAGGCATTCCCTTTTTAGCGAACGCCCAGAAGCTGATTTTATGCCCCGATTTGTTCGATATGCCCGCGATAACCATGTTTGCGGCAGCGCCGATAAGGGTTCCGTTGCCTCCGAGGCAAGCGCCTAGCGCAAGCGCCCACCATAGGGGTTCTATGGGCTGCACCCCCTGCGATGCAAGCCCCCTTATGACGGGAAGCATGGCAATAACGAAAGGCACCGAGGATGTAACGAACGTTAAAAGAGCCGAGCCCCACAGGATTATCATGGAAAGGAGAAAAACCTTGCCCATGTTTGCCGCAATGATTATTCTCAGAAGCTCTTTGATTACTCCCGTCGATTCCAGCCCCGAAATCATTATGAACATGCCGATAAAGAAGAAAAGCGTGTGCCAGTCGATCTCTGCCAGTATGGTTTCAATAGGGTCTGTTTTCTTTTCTCTCGGCGGCAGCTGCGATGCAAGGAGAAGAAGCCCGGCGCCTCCCAAAGCTATCGTCGCAGGCATCAAATGTAGCGCCTCGTGAAGAACGAACATGACGATTACTATCCCCAATATTGCCAAGGACTTCCATACAAGGTACTTATCGCGTATCGCTTTACGGGCATTGAGATCGTTAAGGGCGGCTACGTTCGGGGTGCGTGAACGAAGCTCTTTTCCGAAGAGAAAAGTGGAACTCAACAAAAACACCACAAGCACGAGCATCACGATTGGCGTAAGATGGATTATGAAGTCGTTGAAGCCGAGTTTAGCGGCGCTTCCGATAATGATGTTGGGCGGATCGCCTATCAGCGTCGCCGTTCCTCCGATGTTTGAGGCAAGCGCCTCGGAGATCAAAAAGGGAAGGGGGTCGACGCGCAATGTCCCGGCAATAAGAAGCGTAATGGGCGCAATTAAAAGTACAGTCGTAACGTTGTCCAGAAATGCCGATATGACCGCGGTGAGAAGAGAAAGAACAATCAATAAAAGCAACGGCCGTCCCTTGGAAAGCTTTGCTGAGGAAATGGCGAGCCACTCAAAAAGGCCCGAACGCTTTATGATGTTTACGATGATCATCATGCCTGCGAGGAGGAAGATGACGTTCAAGTCTATGTGAAGGAAGGCGTCGGCTTGATCGATGGACCCCACTATCAGCATTAAGGCTGCGCCCACAAGTGCTACGACGGTGCGGTCGATTTTTTCCGTGGCTATAGCTATATAGGACGCTACGAATATAGCAATGGCAACCCAGGCTTGCGTGGTCATGATATCAGGTACGCATCACCTTTGTTATGATGTCTCTCAGCGAAACCACGCCGAAATACTTTCCCTCTTTAGTCACGACGAGCGCGTTCTCCGAGCGGTGAAGGAGAACGCTCGTTATTTCTATTATCGATGCGCTGTCGTCTGCGGCGGCAAAATCCCGAACCATGACCGAGGAAACAGGCATCTTGTCCTCCTCCTGAAGAAACCTGTCGAAGGGTTCGAACTCAGAGATGAACCGAAGGTCGCCTATCATGCGGGCGTATTCGGGCATTGCTGCCTGAAGAAGATCGTAGCATCGCAGGATTCCGACCACTTCGTTTTCGGCATCAAGCACGGGCAAAGTCAGGGTTTCGTTGCGGAAGAAGAGATCTGCAGCTTCCTTGAGATTCATATCCTCCCGCAGAGTCTCAACCCTGCGAGCGATGTCACCCGCGTAAAGACGTTCAGTAACCAGAAGGTTGGTTTTTTTAATAGCGTTCAGCACCTCGGAGGGACTCGAGGCCGAAGCAAGCTCAACGTGGATTTCCTCGCTTAAAGCGAGCCGCGCTAGAACTCCGAGGGTCTTTAGATACAGTTTGGATACCTTCTTCTGTTCAAGAAGCAGGAAGATAATCCTTAAAGGTTCACCGTCCGGTGTGTGATCGCCAAGACCGTCCGGAAAGATGCCTATGCCGACTACAAGTTCGGAGATTTCGTTCGAGCGGGCATGCGGCAGTGCAATCCCTCTCCCTGCAATGGTTGAAACGAGCTTCTCGCGCTCAAGAACCTCGTCGATTATGGCTTTCTGGCTCTGTTCGGATCTATCGGCCAGCACACGAGGAACCAAAAGCCTTATGGCTTCGGAGAGGTTTGTCGCTTTAAGCCCGCAGAAGACTCGCTCGGGTCTTATTAGATGTATAAGTTTCATTTTTTATCTCGACAAGTTTAGGCGATTCCCGGTTTTTGTCAACTTGAATACCCCCGCGCCTTTCCGAAACATGCTGAGATTGACAAACGCTTAACGAGGCGTAAATTGCCATTATGCTATTGGATTGCGGCAAGGATAAGACTTGAATAAGAACCAGGAAAAGGTGCTTTGCTTTCCCCGCTCGGTTCTTGACGAGAAGGAGTGGTTCTCAGGCTTAAGACCGGACGAC belongs to bacterium and includes:
- a CDS encoding putative sulfate exporter family transporter, whose amino-acid sequence is MGEKKKSVWGFISGLLLLIVIGLVSLYLSELFKKVVHVEWIKAILGANVIIAIVIGMLINNLLIERIKGLADFLAPGLEAYEFLLKLGIVFLGARILISDLLKLGGLGLGMVVVEILFSIFFVTLIARLFKLDERIGSLLSVGVGICGVSAIIGTTGAINAKREEANYAIAVILIFGAAAMIVYPLIGALLHMNQSLFGVWAGLAVDNTAEAIATGQLYDQVKSASGALEAATITKMCRNALMGFVILGFAIYYASKGMAKQIDHKGKFLWQKFPKFVLGFVLFAVLASVGVFGGQKSAMLASIKSLEGWAFLFTFAGVGLRTRFSDMAKTGWKPFVVGIAAETSVALVTLVMVLLLGGLLALKT
- a CDS encoding GNAT family N-acetyltransferase, which encodes MDGVKIRKAKPDDAAAAAPLIYSTGPIQFNLAYGSEARATSLISRLFARRGNISSFQYARMAEKSGKVAGILVLHDRDIIRNAYAQTGAELVRLAGPLFLFYRLPLYLRQGLMDPEPSQNELFVAQVAVVSSFRGQGIGRLLMKEAEDVANMKEYASISLGVSKNNRPAISLYKSLGYSIADVLESPWLKRRFGFAGVYRMVKSIQK
- a CDS encoding DUF4097 domain-containing protein, producing the protein MKKLLVLTVFSGVFFLSCLPNYAFKEYEKDTESYKASNYSQLQIETENGEIESTVVQGDTVIKVTLERWATGITSVDAKNHLPDVVVHVTEDTTAKILRIYVDIPQITGRSYGCNATISLPESLYVDYETSNGKITVEGNQNGLLLSTSNGEINTNNTSGKADLSTSNGPITIDNHKGDAKGVTSNGEIYARVTMPKTDGSCNLKTSNGKLTLFIPDSVGAAIRMQTSNGDLSVDSDLHVQVTKMEDNLFEGTMGDGSGNIELESSNGNVSLKKL
- a CDS encoding ArsB/NhaD family transporter, which encodes MTTQAWVAIAIFVASYIAIATEKIDRTVVALVGAALMLIVGSIDQADAFLHIDLNVIFLLAGMMIIVNIIKRSGLFEWLAISSAKLSKGRPLLLLIVLSLLTAVISAFLDNVTTVLLIAPITLLIAGTLRVDPLPFLISEALASNIGGTATLIGDPPNIIIGSAAKLGFNDFIIHLTPIVMLVLVVFLLSSTFLFGKELRSRTPNVAALNDLNARKAIRDKYLVWKSLAILGIVIVMFVLHEALHLMPATIALGGAGLLLLASQLPPREKKTDPIETILAEIDWHTLFFFIGMFIMISGLESTGVIKELLRIIIAANMGKVFLLSMIILWGSALLTFVTSSVPFVIAMLPVIRGLASQGVQPIEPLWWALALGACLGGNGTLIGAAANMVIAGISNKSGHKISFWAFAKKGMPTTIISLILSSIYIWLRYFVLAR
- a CDS encoding PTS transporter subunit EIIA produces the protein MKLIHLIRPERVFCGLKATNLSEAIRLLVPRVLADRSEQSQKAIIDEVLEREKLVSTIAGRGIALPHARSNEISELVVGIGIFPDGLGDHTPDGEPLRIIFLLLEQKKVSKLYLKTLGVLARLALSEEIHVELASASSPSEVLNAIKKTNLLVTERLYAGDIARRVETLREDMNLKEAADLFFRNETLTLPVLDAENEVVGILRCYDLLQAAMPEYARMIGDLRFISEFEPFDRFLQEEDKMPVSSVMVRDFAAADDSASIIEITSVLLHRSENALVVTKEGKYFGVVSLRDIITKVMRT